CTTCGACTTGCTCACGAAGCGCTTCTTTTACGTCATTATCGCCTTCGCCTTCACACTGTTTACGGACATTCTCGCGTAGTTCTTCTACTGTAGTGCATCCTAATTTCTTAGCAAACTCTTCGTCGATATCAGGGAGTATACGTTTATTTATGCTGACTAGTGTTATAGCACATTTTGTTGAGACGAATTCTTTTTTAGCCTTCTCGTCAAGACGCTCGTCGAGTTCGCTGACGCCTTCAACGGTGCCACCTTTTTTTAGGCCGGTAACAAGTTTTATCATCCACGGGCTCATCTCTGCTTCGTCTAGGAGGAAACGTGTGTCATTACAAAGTTCTTTATTCTCAGACTCTTTTTCTTCTAACGATACTACGGTAAGGTTTACGTGGTCGCCGACAACAGCGATATGATCTTCTTCACATTCTTTCCAGTCGACATATCTCTCACGGAGCTGTTCGATCCTTTCATCTATCGCTTTATCATCGACAGCAACAGGGTCAACTTTTTTCAGTTCTAACTTTTTAAGGTCAACGCGAGGAACCTGTGGCTCGCTCTCATATTCGAAGACTACTACAGAACCATCATCAAGAGAGCTGCTATCGACTTTTGACGTTCTGAAACTTTTCTCGTTGAAGGGATATATCTTTGTAAGCTTCATAGCTTCATTGAAGCTAGTATGCAAAAGGAGATCACGCCATTGGTCTTCGATATGCGATTTATAGTTTTTTATTACAAGAGCCTCGGGAGCTTTACCTTTACGAAATCCTGGTACCGAGATCTCTTTATTGATCTTCTTGATGCCTTTTTTATATGCTGCTTCTGTAGCTTTTGGCGTCACTGTAACGGTCAACAAAACCCTACAATGTAGAGCTTGCTTCATGGTAACAGAGAAATCTTTGCTTGTGAACTCTGTTACAACGTCCTTTTCTGTAACAGCAACATCGGCTTTTTTATCTTCAGTTATTTTATTCTTTGCCACGAAAGATGCCTCATAATATGTTTGTAAAAAATAGCGGGTGATGAGATTCGAACTCACGACCCTCACGTTGGCAACGTGATGCTCTACCACTGAGCTACACCCGCATATACTTATAGACCTGACCCTTACCGACTATAAACGCCGAAAACACAGTGATGAGACTTATACCCATCCACCTTTATAGCTTTTAGCGGGTGATGAGACTTGAACTCACGACCCTCACCTTGGGAAGGTGACGCTCTACCACTGAGCTACACCCGCGATAAGGAAGTACAATATTATACTCTCTTTCGGTTTTTGTGCAAGAGTCAATTTGGGCATGGTTCATTTTTATTCTAGGGTCAGGCTTGCATTTTTGCATTTTCCTTCGGAGAAACGCAAAGATGACAAGCCAGACCCGTCGAATTTTGAACCATGCCTCAATTTGATTTAAAAATAAAAAAAAGCCGGTTCTGAACCAAAGAATGGAGGAAACTTTGACCCAGAACCGACAAGAATGTGTTTACATCTAATGTATTTTTTACTGTACTCCGTTTCAAAAAAAAGTTCTACTTTTTTCTTTATTTTTATTATTGCTTAATATCCAGAAGGTTATGAAGAATAGAATCATAATATTTTGTATCCTGGTGTTATTTTACAATTTTTCGTGCCGTATTTTCGAGCATATCTGTTAATGCATTCGACAACGTTGCTGCTGCTTTATAAAATTCTTCGAATGTAAACATCGCCTGTCGAAGTTGCGCCTTCGCCCTTTCGTTATAATTTTGTGTAACTATTAAAGCCTGTCTTAAGTGCAACCCTATGCTGCTGCCGTCTACGTCATCACTTGCCGCTTCTTTTCCTATTCCCCATAGATCCTTCCAAGCAGCTTCTGTTATAAATGTATCGTTAGGATTTAGGTCTGCTATGACAGCGTTAAGAGCCTCTTTCAAAGAATCACTTATAGCATCTTCTGCTGTTGACACCAAACGGTTATAGATTTTTTCCATTTCAACATAATCTATTGAATCCAAATTCGACTCGACATTTAGTTTTGGAGATATTTGTTCCGTTATGACTGTATCATCATCATCATTTTCAAATGTAACTGTAATATCGTCTACTTCATTACCTCTTTTATTAAAGAATGTCACCAATGCCGAAACATCACTAGACGCTGCCGTTATATCATCAAGAATTCCAAGAAGACCGTTCATCTGACTCACAACGGCTTCGTTTCCAACGCGTAAAAACTCAAACTGTATATAGCTTTGCATCGTCGACTTTTCAATGTCGATGCTTGGTAAGACCGGCGCATCAAGGCTTTTAAGATATTCTATCCACCACCCCTGTTTTTCTCCGTCAAGGAAATCGACAGAAAGGTCTTCGGGGAGATCGCCTGCTGGGTTAAACGTACTGTCTTTATTTTCATCGAGATACGTATTGAAATTTGTGAGCTTTTGCTCAAACTCCGTAGAATCGCTTCCTGGATAAAACTGCTTATACAAATAATACATTGGCAGCTGATAAGTATAGTTTGCTGGGGCATCATTGGGGACATCGCTATATATTGAGGTTATTTCCGTCATAATATTTTCTCCTTTTTTTGTTCCGCACCTTTCTCACACCGTGTATATGCATTTATGATGCCAACATTGCCGATGTGATAAAAATAAAGAACGTCAAAGAATAATTTTTTCATTGCATTTCTATAGTGAAAAAGGGTACAAACATTGTCTTACTTTCGTGGTATATAGGGAGCCAAGAAGGGAATTATATGTTAAATTTTCGCAAACTTCGTCGAGATTTTTCGCCATCTATTATTTCTATGGGTCGTGAATTACACGACAAAGAGATGGTTC
The window above is part of the Waddliaceae bacterium genome. Proteins encoded here:
- the tig gene encoding trigger factor, whose protein sequence is MAKNKITEDKKADVAVTEKDVVTEFTSKDFSVTMKQALHCRVLLTVTVTPKATEAAYKKGIKKINKEISVPGFRKGKAPEALVIKNYKSHIEDQWRDLLLHTSFNEAMKLTKIYPFNEKSFRTSKVDSSSLDDGSVVVFEYESEPQVPRVDLKKLELKKVDPVAVDDKAIDERIEQLRERYVDWKECEEDHIAVVGDHVNLTVVSLEEKESENKELCNDTRFLLDEAEMSPWMIKLVTGLKKGGTVEGVSELDERLDEKAKKEFVSTKCAITLVSINKRILPDIDEEFAKKLGCTTVEELRENVRKQCEGEGDNDVKEALREQVEALILEKYDFDLPSSLIEAERKIRIRNKIRQLKEQKKSAEEISSLEQDIEKDVAKEVHNVLRFFFLVRNIAVDNMISVTDEDIDKEMVRERLYWYMFNKGKEFDEKDPDLRSKLYANILTTKVKDFLIDKSKIV